The following are encoded in a window of Thermococcus sp. CX2 genomic DNA:
- the porA gene encoding pyruvate ferredoxin oxidoreductase, with product MEYKPIRKVVSGNYAAAYAAKHARVEVVAAYPITPQTSIIEKIAEFIANGEVENLQYVPVESEHSAMAACIGASAAGARAFTATSAQGLALMHEMLHWASGARLPIVMVDVNRAMAPPWSVWDDQTDSLAQRDTGWMQFYAENNQEVYDGVLMAFKVAETVNLPAMVVESAFILSHTYDIVEMIPQELVDEFLPPRKPLYTLTDFDNPIAVGALGGPNDYYEFRYKIEKAMDEARKVIKEVGKEFGEMFGRDYSQMIELYRTDDADFVFMGMGSLMGTVKQAVDVLREEGYKVGAAKVRWFRPFPKDELYELAKNVEGIAVLDRNFSFGQEGILFNEAKGVLYNTDAHPIMKNYIVGLGGRDFTVNDVKKIAENMKAIIEKGELDVEVDWYHLKR from the coding sequence ATGGAGTACAAGCCGATTAGGAAGGTTGTGAGCGGCAATTACGCCGCTGCTTACGCCGCCAAGCACGCGCGCGTTGAGGTAGTGGCGGCTTACCCGATCACCCCGCAGACGAGCATCATCGAGAAGATAGCCGAGTTTATAGCCAACGGTGAGGTTGAGAACCTTCAGTACGTGCCCGTTGAGAGTGAGCACTCCGCCATGGCCGCGTGTATAGGAGCTTCAGCGGCTGGAGCGAGGGCCTTTACGGCAACCTCTGCCCAGGGTCTTGCTTTGATGCATGAGATGCTCCACTGGGCGAGCGGCGCGAGGCTGCCGATAGTTATGGTCGATGTCAACAGGGCTATGGCCCCGCCGTGGAGCGTCTGGGACGACCAGACGGACAGCCTGGCCCAGCGCGACACGGGATGGATGCAGTTCTATGCTGAAAACAACCAGGAAGTTTACGACGGTGTTCTCATGGCATTTAAGGTCGCCGAGACCGTTAATCTGCCAGCGATGGTCGTCGAGAGCGCCTTCATCCTGAGCCACACCTACGACATCGTCGAGATGATTCCCCAGGAGCTCGTCGATGAGTTCCTCCCGCCGAGGAAACCGCTCTACACCCTGACCGACTTCGACAACCCGATTGCCGTCGGTGCCCTTGGAGGGCCAAACGACTACTACGAGTTCCGCTACAAGATAGAGAAGGCTATGGATGAGGCTAGAAAGGTCATCAAGGAAGTCGGCAAGGAGTTCGGCGAGATGTTTGGAAGAGACTACAGCCAGATGATAGAGCTCTACAGGACTGACGATGCTGACTTCGTCTTCATGGGCATGGGTTCACTCATGGGAACCGTCAAGCAGGCCGTTGACGTTCTCCGCGAGGAGGGCTACAAGGTCGGAGCAGCCAAGGTCCGCTGGTTCAGGCCGTTCCCGAAGGACGAGCTCTACGAGCTGGCCAAGAACGTGGAGGGAATAGCCGTCCTCGACAGGAACTTCTCCTTCGGTCAGGAGGGCATACTCTTCAACGAGGCCAAGGGTGTGCTCTACAACACCGATGCCCACCCGATCATGAAGAACTACATAGTCGGCCTCGGAGGCAGGGACTTCACCGTGAACGACGTCAAGAAGATAGCGGAGAACATGAAGGCCATCATCGAGAAGGGCGAGCTGGATGTAGAGGTGGACTGGTACCACCTTAAGAGGTGA
- a CDS encoding 3-methyl-2-oxobutanoate dehydrogenase subunit beta — protein sequence MEIPENVKKRLSIPAEEHFYAGHTACQGCGASLGLRYVLKAYGKKTIFAIPACCSTIIAGPWPYSALNANLFHTAFETTGAVIGGIEAALKAKGYKVKGEDGIMVVGWAGDGGTADIGLQALSGFLERGHDAVYIMYDNEAYMNTGIQRSSSTPYGAWTTNTPGGKMHFLEKRNKKKVIDIVIAHDIPYAATASVAYPEDFIRKLKKAQKIPGPSFIQLFAPCPTGWRSPTDKSIELARLAVQTAYFPLFEYENGKYKINMPSTKKEPKPIEEFLKLQGRFKYMTKEDVEILQQWVLHEWEKLKKLAEVFG from the coding sequence ATGGAGATTCCAGAGAACGTTAAGAAGAGGTTGAGCATACCCGCGGAAGAGCACTTCTACGCGGGCCACACCGCCTGCCAGGGCTGTGGTGCTTCACTCGGCCTTAGGTACGTCCTCAAGGCCTACGGAAAGAAGACAATATTCGCGATCCCCGCATGCTGTTCAACCATCATCGCTGGCCCCTGGCCATACTCCGCCCTCAACGCCAACCTGTTCCACACCGCGTTCGAGACCACTGGTGCAGTCATAGGCGGTATCGAGGCCGCTCTGAAGGCCAAGGGCTACAAGGTCAAGGGTGAGGACGGAATAATGGTCGTCGGCTGGGCCGGTGACGGTGGAACGGCCGACATAGGCCTTCAGGCGTTGAGCGGCTTCCTCGAGAGGGGGCACGACGCGGTCTACATCATGTACGATAACGAGGCTTACATGAACACCGGAATCCAGAGGTCAAGTTCAACCCCATACGGAGCCTGGACCACCAACACCCCAGGCGGAAAGATGCACTTCTTGGAAAAGAGGAACAAGAAGAAGGTCATTGACATCGTCATAGCCCATGATATACCCTATGCGGCAACGGCCAGCGTCGCCTACCCAGAGGACTTCATAAGGAAGCTCAAGAAGGCTCAGAAGATACCGGGACCAAGCTTCATCCAGCTCTTCGCGCCGTGTCCAACCGGCTGGCGCTCACCGACCGACAAGAGCATCGAGCTGGCCAGGCTGGCGGTTCAGACCGCTTACTTCCCGCTCTTCGAGTACGAGAACGGCAAGTACAAGATCAACATGCCGAGCACCAAGAAGGAGCCCAAGCCGATAGAGGAGTTCCTCAAGCTCCAGGGCAGATTCAAGTACATGACCAAGGAGGACGTTGAGATCCTCCAGCAGTGGGTGCTCCACGAGTGGGAGAAGCTCAAGAAGCTCGCCGAGGTCTTCGGCTGA
- the porD gene encoding pyruvate synthase subunit PorD yields the protein MAESPFKADIERVQKEYSEKMTPGAIVYLPGSSVVNKTGSWRVFMPEFNRDKCVRCYLCYTYCPEPAIYLDEENYPVFDYDYCKGCGVCANECPTKAIVMVRETK from the coding sequence ATGGCCGAGAGTCCGTTTAAGGCCGACATTGAGAGGGTTCAGAAGGAGTATAGCGAAAAGATGACCCCGGGAGCAATTGTTTACCTCCCGGGAAGTAGCGTCGTGAACAAGACCGGAAGCTGGAGAGTTTTCATGCCAGAGTTCAACAGGGACAAGTGCGTTAGGTGCTACCTCTGCTACACCTACTGTCCAGAGCCAGCCATCTACCTCGACGAGGAGAACTACCCGGTCTTCGACTACGACTATTGTAAGGGTTGCGGAGTCTGTGCTAACGAGTGCCCGACCAAGGCTATAGTTATGGTTAGGGAAACTAAGTGA
- the porA gene encoding pyruvate synthase subunit PorA, which yields MPIKKVMKANEAAAWAAKLAKPKVIAAFPITPSTLVPEKISEFVADGELDAEFIKVESEHSAISACVGASAAGVRTFTATASQGLALMHEILFIAAGMRLPIVIAIGNRALSAPINIWNDWQDTISERDTGWLQFYAENNQEALDLILIAFKVAEDERVLLPAMVGFDAFILTHTVEPVEIPDQELVDEFLGEYVPKHAYLDPAKPITQGALGFPAHYMEARYGVWEANEAAKKVIDEAFAEFEKKFGRKYQKIEEYRTEDADIIFVTMGSLAGTLKEYVDHLREKGLKVGAAKVTVYRPFPVEEVRELAKKAKVLALLEKNVTFSVGGALFQDFSRALINESEKPKIVDFILGLGGRDVTFKDLDEALAIAQKALNGEKVEEVNWIGLRKEIL from the coding sequence ATGCCGATTAAGAAGGTTATGAAGGCTAACGAGGCTGCCGCCTGGGCGGCCAAACTCGCCAAGCCGAAGGTTATCGCAGCGTTCCCAATTACGCCCTCGACTCTCGTCCCCGAGAAGATAAGTGAGTTCGTAGCGGACGGAGAGCTTGACGCAGAGTTCATCAAGGTCGAGAGCGAGCACTCAGCGATTTCTGCCTGTGTCGGTGCTTCAGCGGCAGGCGTTAGGACCTTCACCGCGACCGCTTCCCAGGGTCTCGCCCTGATGCACGAGATACTCTTCATCGCCGCGGGAATGAGGCTCCCGATAGTTATAGCTATTGGTAACAGAGCCCTGAGCGCCCCGATCAACATCTGGAACGACTGGCAGGACACCATCAGCGAGCGCGACACCGGCTGGCTCCAGTTCTACGCCGAGAACAACCAGGAGGCCCTTGACCTTATCCTGATAGCATTCAAGGTTGCCGAGGACGAGAGGGTTCTCCTTCCAGCCATGGTCGGCTTCGACGCGTTCATCCTGACCCACACCGTCGAGCCGGTTGAGATTCCAGACCAGGAGCTCGTCGACGAGTTCCTCGGCGAGTATGTGCCAAAGCACGCCTACCTCGACCCGGCCAAGCCGATAACCCAGGGTGCACTCGGATTCCCGGCCCACTACATGGAGGCCCGCTACGGCGTCTGGGAAGCCAACGAGGCCGCGAAGAAGGTCATTGATGAGGCCTTCGCTGAGTTCGAGAAGAAGTTCGGAAGGAAGTACCAGAAGATTGAGGAGTACAGGACCGAAGATGCTGACATAATCTTCGTCACCATGGGCTCCCTCGCCGGAACCCTCAAGGAGTACGTTGACCACCTCAGAGAAAAGGGCCTCAAGGTCGGTGCTGCGAAGGTCACCGTTTACAGGCCGTTCCCGGTTGAGGAGGTCAGGGAGCTCGCAAAGAAGGCGAAGGTTCTCGCACTGCTCGAGAAGAACGTAACCTTCAGCGTCGGTGGAGCCCTCTTCCAGGACTTCAGCAGGGCGCTGATAAACGAGAGCGAGAAGCCGAAGATAGTTGACTTCATCCTCGGCCTTGGAGGCAGGGACGTCACCTTCAAGGACCTCGACGAGGCTCTGGCTATAGCGCAGAAGGCCCTCAACGGGGAGAAGGTTGAGGAAGTCAACTGGATCGGCCTGAGGAAGGAGATTCTGTGA
- the porB gene encoding pyruvate synthase subunit PorB, with product MAVRKPPVTTREYWAPGHAACAGCGCATALRLATKAFSEAMEEKYGDPDAFAIAHATGCMEVVSAVFPYTAWKAPWIHVAFENAAAVASGIEAAWKKLGRKGKILAIGGDGGTADIGMQALSGMLERWHNVVYLMYDNEAYMNTGIQRSSSTPYGAWTTTSPPGKYSIGEDKPKKWVALIAAAHQIPYVATASIGNPFDFIRKMKKAAKVDGPAFVQVQCTCPTGWKSPLEKGVEIARLAIETGVWPLFEIENGDIWNIKIQAPGGGAKVKREGGRVVAIEFKKPIEEYLKLQGRFKHLFKQPEAIDQLREQIKAMWKVLGVEVTLPKPGE from the coding sequence ATGGCAGTTAGAAAGCCCCCCGTTACCACTCGCGAGTACTGGGCACCGGGTCACGCCGCCTGTGCTGGATGTGGATGTGCGACTGCTTTAAGGCTCGCCACTAAGGCCTTCAGCGAGGCCATGGAGGAGAAGTATGGGGACCCGGACGCCTTCGCGATAGCGCACGCTACTGGATGTATGGAGGTCGTTTCGGCGGTCTTCCCGTACACCGCCTGGAAGGCCCCGTGGATTCACGTCGCCTTCGAGAACGCCGCTGCCGTTGCCAGCGGTATTGAAGCTGCTTGGAAGAAGCTCGGCAGGAAGGGCAAGATTCTCGCCATCGGTGGAGACGGTGGAACGGCAGACATCGGTATGCAGGCCCTCTCGGGAATGCTCGAGCGCTGGCACAACGTCGTCTACCTGATGTACGACAACGAGGCTTACATGAACACCGGAATCCAGAGGTCAAGTTCAACCCCATACGGAGCCTGGACCACCACTTCACCGCCGGGCAAGTACTCCATCGGTGAGGACAAGCCCAAGAAGTGGGTCGCCCTTATTGCTGCAGCCCACCAGATTCCGTACGTTGCCACTGCAAGCATAGGCAACCCCTTCGACTTCATCAGGAAGATGAAGAAGGCCGCCAAGGTCGACGGCCCGGCCTTCGTCCAGGTCCAGTGTACCTGCCCGACCGGCTGGAAGAGCCCGCTTGAGAAGGGTGTCGAGATCGCCAGGCTCGCCATTGAGACCGGTGTCTGGCCGCTCTTCGAGATCGAGAACGGCGACATCTGGAACATCAAGATACAGGCCCCAGGTGGAGGCGCCAAGGTCAAGCGCGAGGGCGGCAGGGTCGTTGCCATCGAGTTCAAGAAGCCCATCGAGGAGTACCTCAAGCTCCAGGGCAGGTTCAAGCACCTCTTCAAGCAGCCAGAAGCAATCGACCAGC